Within Kineothrix sp. MB12-C1, the genomic segment CAATCAGGAAGTGGTTATTGTGAACCATCATGATCCCGAAAAGCAAAGAAAAGTAAAAATAAGCAAACTATACGAATTCGATGGACTTAATAAAGTAGAGGTAAAGGAATCCGGAATCGGCTCTATCGTTGCTATCTCCGGCATTGCGGATATCCACATCGGAGATACTCTTTGTTCTCCGGAATCCCCCACTCCTATTACCTTCCAGAAAATATCGGAACCTACTATTGCTATGCATTTTATTGTTAACGACTCTCCCCTCGCCGGACGAGAAGGAAAATATGTTACAAGCCGCCATCTGCGCGACCGCCTTTTCCGTGAGTTAAATACCGATGTCTCTCTTCGGGTAGAGGATACTGCCACAACGGAAAGTTTCAAGGTATCAGGGCGCGGTGAGCTTCACCTCTCCGTACTTATCGAGAATATGCGTAGAGAAGGCTTTGAATTCGCGGTGAGCAAAGCGGAAGTATTATATAAGACCGATGAAGACGGCAAGAAACTCGAGCCCATGGAACTCGCTTATGTAGATGTTCCCGAGGAGTTCTCCGGTACGGTCATCGAAAAGCTGAGCCAGAGAAAAGGAGAACTAATTACGATGGGTATGGCTTCCGGCGGTTACAGCAGGCTGGAATTCTCCATTCCGGCACGTGGACTTATTGGATACCGCGGCGAATTCATGACAGATACAAAAGGTAACGGTATTATGAATAGTACCTTCAGCGGCTATGGCCCTTATAAAGGAGATATTCAGTATAGAAAACAAGGTTCTCTCATCGCTTTCGAAACAGGCGAAGCCATCACTTATGGCCTTTACAATGCACAAGAGCGGGGTACCCTATTCATCGGTCCCGGCGAAAAGGTTTATGCAGGTATGGTCATCGGTCAGAACGGCCGCGGTGAAGATATTGAACTGAATGTCTGCAAGAAGAAACAGCTTACAAATACGCGCTCTTCCAGCGCTGATGAAGCTCTAAGGCTTAGCCCTCCTAAAGTTCTTAGCTTGGAACAGGCACTTGAATTTATCGATACGGATGAGCTTTTGGAAGTTACTCCTGAATCTCTGCGAATCAGAAAGAAAATATTAGACCCCACTATGAGAAAACGTGCATCAAACAAATAGTGTGCTCAGATTGATTGAAAATGACGGAATCGGTAATACCGGATCGTGAAGATATTAGATCAATAGATTATAATATGAATAAGTCATAATATGACTTAGATAATAGATAGAAAGTAAGTAATAGGGTGAACTGCTCCTGAGGGCGTTCACCCTATTATATTATGGGTCGCGCCCCATATATAATAGCACTCCGTGTAGGATGCGCAGCTACGCGCGCGGAACAAAAGCTGTGCCGCAAAATATTTAAATCACGAGAGTGGACGAAGCACACTTTTGTTCTGAGTATTAACCAAGATGTAATATATGTGTCGCAATGGTAAAATAAATCATAAGCGAAAGCGCATCGAGTACCGTACTGATAAACGGGCTAGCCATAACCGCCGGATCAATCCCTACCCTCTTTGCCAACAGCGGTAGCGTACAGCCTATCACCTTGGCGATAGATACCTCTGCAATTAAAGTCAGACAAATAACCAAGGCCACATCGAACCCTGACTTGTCAAATAGCAACAACTTAACAAAATATGCTGCTGCTAATGTAATTCCGCAGGCTAATGCCACACGAAGCTCCTTCCATATAATCTTAAAGACGTCCCGGTAACTGATTTCCCCGGAAGATATTCCCCGGATAACCGTAGCGCTGACCTGACCTCCTGCATTTCCGCTGGTACTCATCAACATCGGAATAAACACAGTAAGCATGGGAACGGCACTGAGCGCCGTTTCAAAGGACGTGATAATACTTCCTGTAAAAGTAGCAGAAATCATAAGGAGCAACAGCCAGGGAATCCTCTTTTTCCAAGTTTCGAAAACTCCTGTTTTCATATAGGGCCTGTCACTCGGCACGATAGCCGCCATTTTCTCAATATCTTCCGTCGCTTCTTCCTGCAAAATATCCACAACGTCGTCTACCGTAACGATACCCACAAGTCTGCCTTCATTATCCACTACCGGCATCGATGAAAAATCGTATTTTTGAAATTGTCTCGCTACTTCTTCCTGATCCATCAGCGTATGAAGATATATAACATTTTCATGCATAATATCTCCGATGATCGCATCAGGGGGACTTATTAGCAGGTAACGAAGCGCTACCGTACCTACTAACGTTCTCTTCGGATCAAGTACATAGCATATATTGATAGTTTCGCTGTCTACTCCTATCTGACGGATTCGTTGTATTGCATCTTCCACCGTCATGGTTTCCTTTAAATCTACGTATTCCACCGTCATAATACTTCCGGCGGAAGAATCCGGGTAACGAAGCAGATGATTGATGTCCCGCCTCGTCTCAGCACTCGCATGGGAAAGCATACGCTTTACCATATTGGCCGGCATCTCCTCTAAGAGGTCAGTAGCATCATCGGCCATCAGATTATCGATAATATTCGCCGCTTCCTTGTCGGATAACGATGTAATAATATATTGCTGATTATCTACTTCCAGATAAGAAAATACATCCGCCGCTATACTCTTGGGAAGAATGCGGAATATCTTAAGCAGCTCCTCTCTTCCGAGCTCTTCAATAAGAATTGCGATATCCGCTATGTTAATATCCGAAAGCTTCTGGCGGAGCCTAGTATACTGCTTGGTTTCCAATAATTCTTTAATAACATCTAAATCTTTGATTTCTTCCATAGCAATGTTCCTCCATATGTGATTTTTATGCTCCGCCTCGGGAGAGGTATATCCGAACTTGTTGAACTTCGACTTGACTTCATAAAAACCACCACCTTTCCTAACATTGCTTTTTCGACATCCGTTGTCGATAAATAAACTTACTACTTTGAGTATAATTATATCTCTTAATTTGTCAACCACTGACAAAATAAAATTTTTCCAACTCCTCTATTTTCACTTTTCCCGATGTGCTCTCAATCAGTTCCTTGCATACTTCTTCCTTTTCCTCATAAGGAACGGTAAGAATTAATCGGACAATATCCGTGTATTCACTGGAATCTATAGCAAGGTTCCTCTGTGATAATAAGTACTGTATCTTCCCAATTCCATTATAGTCGGTCACAAGCATCAGGCGTACTCCATAACGCATCGTAACGATACGGGAGGCTGCCAAACCCGCCTGCAGCGCTTGAGTATAGGCCCTTACGAGTCCGCCTGTACCCAGCAATGTTCCGCCGAAATACCGGGTTACCACTGCTGCCACATTGCGTATCTCCGAGGAAAGGAGGACCTCCAACATCGGCTTTCCTGCCGTCCCGCCAGGTTCACCATCATCGCTGCACCTTGTAATCTGAGCTCGCTCTCCGAGTACAAATGCGGAACAGTTATGCCTGGCATCCCAATATTTTTTCTTCATCTCTTCAACAAAGGCTGCAGCCTCTTCTTCCGATTCCACGGGAGTAAGCGTTGCGATAAACCTGGACTTTTTCTCCACAATTTCACCGCGTCCCCCTTCTTTCAATACTTTATATGGTAAAAAAAGCTGTTCCTTTTCCATCATAAATCCTTCGCTCCACAATCAGATGATTCGTAAAAACACGATTTACATTTTATCATAAAACGGAATAAAAGTGTATCCAATTGTGAACAATTCTTAATATAAACGAATTAATTAACGAAAAAACTTTATTTCACTGGAAGACTTTGCTATAATCGTAATGTTAGTTGTGCTTATTATGCACACTTCAAGGAGGCAAAATTCATGAACTATGGAAAAAAGGGTGTCAGAAACAAGCAAAAGGCACTCCATTCTACATCTGCGAAGTGGGGAAGAAAATTTGCACTTACATTTTTTAATGTAATCATTATTGCTGTCATCGCAACGGCTGTTATTGGCGCCAGTGCAGTCTTCGGTTTATTCCGGGGAATCATCGACAGTGCTCCCGACATCGGCAATATTAATGTGCAGCCGACCGGGTTTTCCACCTTCGTATATGATATTGACGGTTCTCAAACTGCTAAATTGGTTTCCGCGAACTCCAATCGTATTCCTGTTACCATGGATATGATTCCGGAATATCTCCCCCATGCCTTTGTAGCGGTAGAGGATGAACGCTTTTATGAACACAATGGTATCGACCTTCAAGGAATCATCCGTGCCGGAGTCATCGGCATCACTTCCGGTAATTTCTCCGAAGGCGCCAGCACCATCACCCAACAGTTATTAAAAAACAACGTATTTACTGACTGGGTATCGGAAGATGGCTTTATGGAAAAGGTAGAACGTA encodes:
- the typA gene encoding translational GTPase TypA, whose product is MKQNRDDVRNIAIIAHVDHGKTTLVDELLKQSGVFRENQAVTERVMDSNDIERERGITILAKNTAVTYKSTKINIIDTPGHADFGGEVERVLKMVNGVVLVVDAFEGAMPQTKFVLKKALELQLPVIVCINKIDRPEARPREVIDEVLELFIDLDANEEQLDCPFIFASAKTGIASTDIDAKGSDMVPLFETILDYIPAPSGDPDAGTQVLISTIDYNEYVGRIGVGKVDNGCVKINQEVVIVNHHDPEKQRKVKISKLYEFDGLNKVEVKESGIGSIVAISGIADIHIGDTLCSPESPTPITFQKISEPTIAMHFIVNDSPLAGREGKYVTSRHLRDRLFRELNTDVSLRVEDTATTESFKVSGRGELHLSVLIENMRREGFEFAVSKAEVLYKTDEDGKKLEPMELAYVDVPEEFSGTVIEKLSQRKGELITMGMASGGYSRLEFSIPARGLIGYRGEFMTDTKGNGIMNSTFSGYGPYKGDIQYRKQGSLIAFETGEAITYGLYNAQERGTLFIGPGEKVYAGMVIGQNGRGEDIELNVCKKKQLTNTRSSSADEALRLSPPKVLSLEQALEFIDTDELLEVTPESLRIRKKILDPTMRKRASNK
- the mgtE gene encoding magnesium transporter: MEEIKDLDVIKELLETKQYTRLRQKLSDINIADIAILIEELGREELLKIFRILPKSIAADVFSYLEVDNQQYIITSLSDKEAANIIDNLMADDATDLLEEMPANMVKRMLSHASAETRRDINHLLRYPDSSAGSIMTVEYVDLKETMTVEDAIQRIRQIGVDSETINICYVLDPKRTLVGTVALRYLLISPPDAIIGDIMHENVIYLHTLMDQEEVARQFQKYDFSSMPVVDNEGRLVGIVTVDDVVDILQEEATEDIEKMAAIVPSDRPYMKTGVFETWKKRIPWLLLLMISATFTGSIITSFETALSAVPMLTVFIPMLMSTSGNAGGQVSATVIRGISSGEISYRDVFKIIWKELRVALACGITLAAAYFVKLLLFDKSGFDVALVICLTLIAEVSIAKVIGCTLPLLAKRVGIDPAVMASPFISTVLDALSLMIYFTIATHILHLG
- a CDS encoding YigZ family protein, which produces MEKEQLFLPYKVLKEGGRGEIVEKKSRFIATLTPVESEEEAAAFVEEMKKKYWDARHNCSAFVLGERAQITRCSDDGEPGGTAGKPMLEVLLSSEIRNVAAVVTRYFGGTLLGTGGLVRAYTQALQAGLAASRIVTMRYGVRLMLVTDYNGIGKIQYLLSQRNLAIDSSEYTDIVRLILTVPYEEKEEVCKELIESTSGKVKIEELEKFYFVSG